The genomic stretch cccagcaactccggagggcagccctgaacaacttagtgagactcggtctcaaaaagactgggaatgtagctcagtggtagagcgcccctgggttcaacccccagtacccaaaacattGGTAGGCTTCAGGAAGAGTTACATCTGGGTGCTTAAGGGATGTTAGAAATCCTTTTCTTGCTATCCTCTGGACAGGATGTCTTCACAGTAGCAAAGGTATACCAGCAACTCCATGATTCTGTGGTTCAACATGCTAATTTCTCTAAAATTGGCAGAAATGTTCAGGAGCTGCTGTTATGGACCCAAACTCATGAAGCCGTTACCAAACCAATCACTGCTCAGGGTATGCTGTGCGCCATTAGCCTCACTGGGTTTTGGGCTGGTGCCTGATGATGGGGTTTAGTTCCAACTGAACCACATGAACTGGAAATCGGCAAGGGGCAGCTCCCTCCAAAGCAAAATTAGGTGCTGGAaccaggagagaggggagagaatgCTGATTATGGAGCCAAGACACAACAACTACAGAGACTGCTGGGAATGACCTTGACTGTACCCCCCTGGCCTCATACCCAGGTCTACCACTGTACCTTTAGGCATGCTGCCTTGCCCTGCATGgcctcctttttactttttgagacaagtcttgctgttgctcaggctggccctgaatgtgggatcctcctgcctccacctcttgagtagctggggcCCCAGATGAGCTGCACCTGGCTAAGCCATAtattttctggtgctggggacagaatccagggtgctttactgctgagctcaccctcagtcctttttattttttgagacaggatctcactaaatcactgatgctggcctccaatttgggatcctcctgcctccctaaTCACTGGGATTATTTGCAGGCATGTGCTGCTGTGCCCAGTTTGTGCTGTTTATTTTCCCTTCGCAGCACAGTCCACTTGTTTACTCCAATAGCACCACACACGGCTGAGGAATGTACTGTGCTCGCATGTCAGATGACACCAGGTGAGAGGAATTTCTTGGCTTCACTTTGGTACTCGGGACAGCCACTGTACGTGCAGTCCATATGGACACAAACTCCTTTATGCAGCACGGGACTTTTTTTCTGatactcaaacccagggcctgtgtggGGCGAGCTCTCTACCCCTAAATTACCCCCAGTCCCAGGGCAgggctgtattttaaaaatcaaatcagtcCAATACTACCCATTTTGTTTAGGTTTTGAAAGGCAGCAGCTGCATCCGGCTGCTGAGGGCACTTCCACACCACCTCTGGCCCAAAGTACAAGCCCTCCACTAGCTTGTCCTTCAACAACTTTAATCCACATGGTGgtgaggggaggcaggcctggggagGAAGGCAGGCTCTTCCTACAGGGTGGTGGCTGGTTCCAGGCCTCGCTCCTGGAAGTATCGATGGGGGACGTGGGGGCGGGCACGGGGGCCTTTGCTGAAGTAGGATGTGATCCTCTCGGGCCCTTCCCGGTCCTGTGTTGGGGAGTCCTCCCTGTGGGAGAGGAGTGACAATGACCACTACTGCGATGGGAACTGGCCCTCCCACCCGCCCTCCCATAGCACACAGCTCACCCACCACAGAACATCTTCCGCCTCCTTCTCCAGGATGGTCTGGGCCGTGCACCAACTGAATCGGACAAACTGGGGGAAGCCGAACACAGGTTCCACGTGTTTCTTCAACCATGCTTTTGTCTTGGGATCTGGGGTGGGACGGGCAATGACAGCAGGCCCCAAGTCTCAAGGTAACACCAAGCTCCTGGTCCACTCATCTTTGACTTCCTCCTGAGTACCTGAGGCACTGTGTGCCTCAGGCCCTTGGCACAGGCGGGTCTCTCCCACTCTGTGCCTGGCTGAGCCGTGCTCAAGATGCAGCTTGAGAAGACTGCCTGAGACAGCCCCCTGACCCCCAAGGATAACAACTGCGAGCCCAGCGTCTGTGGACACTGGGGTAATGCCCATTCTCCCCACAGTGAGCTCAGGGGGGACTTGAGAGGTCAGAGGTCCTTGTTTGTCTTACTGCTATACCCCCAGGGCTCAGCCCTGCATGGCAAGTACCAGGTACGGTGAGTTCTAAACAcctgagcagctctgctccccaCCTAACCTTTGAAACTCCCAGCTTCAAAAGGACTGGAGAATTCCTTGAACCCAACTACCAACtactttatcttttccttttcactGCCAGGGAGGAAAGCCCTGCCTGTggatgccaggcaagcgctctaccactgagtcacacccagcccctcccccccactcTTCAAATCTGCACTTGGGTGTGTGCACGAAGTGTGCAGGAGACTGTTTCCATCGTGTAGAGCCTCATGGTGGAGAAAAAGCCACAGATGGGAGCTGAGGCCACAGGACTAAGCCCATCCCCATTCCTGCCTCCTTGTCCTTAACAAGCAGAGACATGTGCCCACCTTCAGTCTCagatcctcattttttttttttggtggtgggggtactggggattgaacccaggggtacttaacactagtcacatccccagaatcccttttttattttgagacagggtcttgcaaagttgcttagggactcactaagttgctgaggttggctttgaacttagatcctcctgcttcagtctcctaaactactgggattataggtatgagtcaccatgcctgactcagtCCCTCACTCTTTGGGGGCTCCAGAGACAGCAAAATtaaggaggagaagagagagcctatgagCTAGAATCCAGCTGCCACTCACTGGCCATGTGGTCATGATCAGACAGTACTCGTGCCTGGGGTTCAGCCTCTTCTGCTGTGGAGTGGGGTGAGCAGAACAACTCAGAAACCCTCAGAAGTGTGCGCAGCCTAGCTCTGTCAACACTCCACCACAGTCAGGTTCTCAGGGCAGCTGCAGAGCAGGTCTGACTGCCGCCTGCTCACCATTAGGGTAGCCTGAGCCATAATCAGCATCCGGATCTTCCAGGTCCTCCACAAACTGCCAGTTCTTCACTGCCTGGTCTCGAGCCACCTGCAGGCAGGACAGGGACATGGACTCTCTGTCCCCCATGGAAGCCATGGTTCGCCCCTGCCCAGAGAGATGCTGGAAGTCAGCAATGAGCAGTGGGGGGCTGACCTTGGCACAGATGCTGGCAGCGCTGACCACAGGGTAGAGGGCATCTGCTTTGGCCCTGACTGTCACATCAATTCCAGGAAAGCACTGCTGCAACCGCTCCTGGTACTTCTCTGGCAGCCCCACCGTGTCCACGAACACCTACCATGGCAACAGAAACATTCTCATTCAATGAACAGCTGGAAGAACCACCTCTCAGCATTGTACTTGCTATCTTCAATTCCCAgaatcagtttctttcttttttctcatggagctgggatggaacccagggcctaacacatgccaggcagatgcctctccactgagccacatccccaggctgaGCTTGTTTTTATTACATGTAAAATGTATTATTGGTGCTAGAGGTGTGGTTCagtgcagagtgcttgcctggcatgcctgaggacctgggttccatcctcagcaccccttcacacaaacacacacaaaaaagaggcTTTGCCTGATCAGGCTGCAGCCATGGCACACTTATTAAGCACCTAGTGCATGCCAGATGCTGTTGTAGGTAGTAAGGACATGGCAGCAAACACACTAGACAAAACCCCTGCCTTTATGGAGTGAAAATCTTGGTGAGATCAGAGACAACAACCAGGATAAGTACACAACAGGAAAGAGGTAAAAGGggttataattttaaatagtgaCAAGGAAGATTTAAAGTGGTGACATTTGAACAAAGGCTTGAAGGAAGTGAGGAAATAACCATGTGGAGATCTAGAAAGTGTTCCAGGAAAAGGGAAGGGCTAGTGCAATGGCCCTGAGGTTGAACCATGCGGATGTTGCTGAACAACTGAATGAAGGCCCCATGGCTGGAACATCGAAGTGAGGTCAAGGAGCTGATGGGGGCAAGTGGTGCCTCCATGGCaattaattttcagaaatcacctttatttctttgtgtacCAGCTGACCATCTGTCTCACCAGATTAAGCCTTGGAACCCCAAAGGCAGGGCTCCTATCTGCCTCCTCCAGAATAGCATCACCCACCAGATCTGCATTCAGGGTTGGGGCCTCAGCCACCTCCTCCTCAAGGTCTGCCTGCTTACATTTCCTGTGTCAGATTTATTTCCCCTGGCAATTCTCACAAAGCCTCTCATTCTTTGACTCAGAGCAATTGATGCAATGCTGACTTATGTTTTTCTCTGATCATTTCATCTCATTCTCCCCTACTTGACTGAATTTTCCTGATTTAATTTCCACTGTGATCATAAAATTAAATGTCATGATTTACATTTCACAAAGACAACCGTCTGCTGTGTGGGGAACAGATTGAAGGGGAGGGGGCTGAAAGTGGGGGAATCAGGGAGGAAGCTGGGCAGATTTCCAGGTTGCAGAGTGTATCTTGGGCTAGGAT from Sciurus carolinensis chromosome 17, mSciCar1.2, whole genome shotgun sequence encodes the following:
- the Rnaseh2a gene encoding ribonuclease H2 subunit A, which gives rise to MDLSELEKDNTGRCRLSSPVPAVCRKESCVLGVDEAGRGPVLGPMVYAICYCPLSRLADLEAMKVADSKTMSESERDRLFAKMEENGDFVGWALDVLSPNLISTSMLGRVKYNLNTLSHDTAAGLIQYALDQGVRVTQVFVDTVGLPEKYQERLQQCFPGIDVTVRAKADALYPVVSAASICAKVARDQAVKNWQFVEDLEDPDADYGSGYPNDPKTKAWLKKHVEPVFGFPQFVRFSWCTAQTILEKEAEDVLWEDSPTQDREGPERITSYFSKGPRARPHVPHRYFQERGLEPATTL